A window of the Lactuca sativa cultivar Salinas chromosome 5, Lsat_Salinas_v11, whole genome shotgun sequence genome harbors these coding sequences:
- the LOC111885249 gene encoding uncharacterized protein LOC111885249: protein MRGRCKRLSENAQKWVGAYQEAYRRKRSGMSEKDIENEAHKYYEANGKGKFNDLVAFNEVMCKILKWAIQKDRGTTRSHPAYEEDNEESGGSTKICRTTKEGDYSNPETQSSGGTTTHRPTGRDAAKGKGKGKVSNETVEELRAIRLSRETEVEVMKKNSTWINKGNK, encoded by the coding sequence ATGAGAGGTCGTTGTAAACGGCTTAGCGAAAATGCCCAAAAGTGGGTTGGTGCCTATCAGGAAGCATATCGTCGGAAAAGAAGTGGAATGAGCGAGAAAGATATTGAAAACGAAGCTCATAAATATTATGAGGCAAATGGGAAAGGCAAGTTTAACGACTTAGTTGCTTTTAATGAAGTTATGTGTAAAATTCTGAAGTGGGCTATACAGAAAGATCGTGGCACAACACGTTCACATCCTGCATATGAGGAGGATAATGAAGAAAGTGGTGGCAGCACAAAAATATGTAGGACTACTAAAGAAGGGGACTACTCCAACCCCGAGACGCAAAGTAGTGGTGGTACAACAACTCATCGTCCAACGGGTAGAGATGCAgctaaaggaaaaggaaaaggtaAGGTTTCTAATGAAACTGTTGAAGAACTTCGTGCAATAAGACTTAGTAGAGAAACCGAAGTTGAAGTCATGAAAAAAAACTCGACGTGGATCAACAAAGGGAACAAATAA